A genome region from Rhinopithecus roxellana isolate Shanxi Qingling chromosome 10, ASM756505v1, whole genome shotgun sequence includes the following:
- the LOC104666384 gene encoding histone H2A.J, translated as MSGRGKQGGKVRAKAKSRSSRAGLQFPVGRVHRLLRKGNYAERVGAGAPVYLAAVLEYLTAEILELAGNAARDNKKTRIIPRHLQLAIRNDEELNKLLGKVTIAQGGVLPNIQAVLLPKKTEICGHSGPSSGKRPSDRAGLEAGSVSGHIFQKVE; from the exons ATGTCCGGTCGCGGAAAACAGGGCGGCAAAGTACGAGCAAAGGCCAAATCCCGCTCCTCCCGCGCGGGCCTGCAGTTCCCGGTGGGCCGAGTGCACAGACTGCTGCGCAAAGGGAACTACGCGGAGCGAGTGGGCGCCGGGGCGCCTGTGTATCTGGCAGCGGTGCTGGAGTACCTGACGGCGGAGATCCTGGAGCTGGCTGGCAACGCCGCGCGTGACAACAAGAAGACCAGGATAATTCCCCGCCACCTGCAGCTCGCCATCCGCAACGACGAGGAGTTAAACAAGCTGCTGGGCAAAGTGACCATCGCTCAGGGCGGCGTCCTGCCCAACATCCAGGCCGTGCTGCTGCCCAAGAAGACGGAGA TTTGTGGGCACTCAGGACCAAGTTCTGGGAAGAGACCGTCGGATCGAGCTGGGCTCGAGGCAGGAAGTGTCTCCGgccatatttttcaaaaagtggAGTAA